A window of Candidatus Reconcilbacillus cellulovorans genomic DNA:
CTCGTCACCCCGCGCCGACTGCGCCGTTTCCGGCGGTATGCCTACCTTGCGCTCGTCGTCGTCGCCACGACGGTGACGCCCCCGGACATGATTTCGGACGTGCTGGTCGCCGTCCCGCTCGTGTTGTTGTATGAATTCAGCGTCGCTTTGTCCGATCGCGTCTACCGGCGGATGGTCGCCGAAGCCGACGGGACGGAGGCGTGACGCGGTCGGGCGAAATTTTTTTGCGCACCCCTCTTGCAAATTTCACCTGGAACGATTATGATTAAAGGTGTTGTTAGCACTCAAACTCAATGAGTGCTAACCGGATGAACGAATCTTCCACACCTGTCACGAAAAAGGAGGAGGTTTTCCATGATCAAACCGTTGGGCGACCGCGTGGTCGTGGAACCCATCGCGAAGGAGCAGACGACGGCAAGCGGCATCGTCTTGCCGGACACGGCGAAGGAAAAGCCGCAGGAAGGCAAGGTTCTCGCCGTCGGCAGCGGCCATCTGAAGGACGGCAATCGCATTCCGCTCGAAGTGAAGGAAGGCGACCGCGTCCTGTTCTCCAAATACGCCGGCACCGAAATCAAGGTGGACGGCAAGGAACTGCTGATCATGCGCGAAAGCGACATTCTGGCGATCCTTGAATGACATACATTATCAACGCGGGAGGTTGTTCGAACGATGGCTGCGAAAGAAATCAAGTTCGGCGAAGACGCTCGTCGCGCGTTGATGCGCGGTGTGGACGCTCTGGCGAATACGGTCCGCGTCAC
This region includes:
- a CDS encoding co-chaperone GroES, giving the protein MIKPLGDRVVVEPIAKEQTTASGIVLPDTAKEKPQEGKVLAVGSGHLKDGNRIPLEVKEGDRVLFSKYAGTEIKVDGKELLIMRESDILAILE